Proteins from a single region of Runella sp. SP2:
- a CDS encoding dipeptide epimerase, whose amino-acid sequence MQLHFHRFDLRLRHTFTIAHDSRDVQPTLIVELREGSFRGFGEATSNKYYGITIDGMIGRLEQIRGLIENDTLTSPEEFWQLTNQYLHDMPFAQCALDEAANDLWAKKQGKKLYEAWGLSADAIPITDYTIGIDNIDKMVAKMKEFPWPLYKIKLGTTEDLDIVRTLRSHTDSVFRVDANCAWTATQAIEYSYELKKLGVEFIEQPLRADDWAGMKQVYAESALPCIADESCIVEADVAKCAGYFHGINVKLTKCGGLTPARRMLAEAKTLGLKTMVGCMNESSVGISAIAHLLPMLDYVDMDGTLLIANDPATGVQFDFGKIIFATENGTGAQLH is encoded by the coding sequence ATGCAGTTACACTTTCATCGCTTCGACTTACGGCTTCGCCATACCTTTACCATCGCACACGATTCGCGCGATGTGCAACCTACGCTCATTGTAGAACTTCGAGAAGGGAGTTTTCGGGGCTTTGGAGAGGCTACTTCCAATAAATACTACGGTATTACTATTGACGGAATGATAGGCCGTTTGGAGCAAATAAGAGGTTTGATTGAAAACGATACCCTAACATCTCCCGAGGAGTTTTGGCAGTTGACCAACCAATACCTTCACGATATGCCCTTTGCGCAATGTGCTTTGGACGAAGCTGCCAACGACCTTTGGGCAAAAAAACAAGGGAAAAAACTCTACGAAGCGTGGGGGCTTTCAGCTGATGCAATACCGATTACCGATTACACCATCGGGATTGATAACATTGATAAAATGGTGGCTAAAATGAAGGAATTTCCTTGGCCATTGTACAAAATTAAACTGGGTACAACCGAGGATTTGGATATTGTCCGAACCCTACGTAGCCATACTGATTCGGTGTTTCGGGTAGATGCAAACTGCGCTTGGACGGCGACGCAAGCCATCGAGTATAGTTATGAATTAAAAAAATTAGGTGTTGAGTTTATCGAACAACCCCTGCGTGCCGACGATTGGGCGGGAATGAAACAAGTCTATGCCGAAAGTGCGCTGCCCTGCATTGCCGATGAAAGTTGCATTGTGGAAGCAGATGTGGCCAAATGTGCGGGCTATTTTCACGGAATCAATGTAAAATTGACCAAATGCGGCGGTCTTACGCCCGCACGCCGAATGTTGGCCGAAGCCAAAACCCTTGGCCTGAAAACGATGGTAGGTTGCATGAACGAAAGCAGCGTGGGTATTTCGGCGATTGCGCACTTGCTTCCCATGCTCGATTACGTGGACATGGACGGTACGTTGCTTATCGCCAACGACCCTGCAACGGGAGTTCAGTTTGATTTTGGAAAAATTATTTTTGCCACCGAAAACGGTACAGGTGCACAATTGCATTAG
- a CDS encoding DUF6089 family protein: protein MDSKLHTYFIGFLLGAFSLQAAAQRWNIGAGLGGFNYKGEYAPFFNPKNYLPGGHAFVRYNMSPAVSLRLGGNMGIIGAKDSRSSDPFNQARNGSFRSRVTEGDLILEYNFLNYSQRRKDVNWTPYLMGGLGFYKFKPRTKTADYKTTQMNIPFGAGVKWEFKRPWSLEFEFGTRVLFTDYLDDLGDNVPLGQKLQLGNPTTRDKYYYTSITLSYTFYSIICPPGFSTD from the coding sequence GTGGATAGCAAACTGCACACTTATTTTATCGGCTTCCTTTTGGGAGCCTTTTCTTTACAGGCCGCAGCTCAGCGGTGGAACATAGGCGCTGGACTAGGAGGGTTTAATTACAAGGGAGAGTACGCCCCCTTTTTTAACCCTAAAAACTATTTGCCTGGAGGTCATGCTTTTGTGCGTTACAATATGTCGCCAGCAGTTTCGTTGCGACTCGGTGGAAATATGGGCATCATTGGGGCAAAAGACAGTCGCTCGTCTGATCCTTTCAATCAGGCCCGTAATGGGTCGTTTCGTTCTAGGGTAACTGAAGGGGATTTGATACTTGAGTATAACTTTCTTAATTACTCACAACGCCGCAAAGACGTCAATTGGACACCCTACCTCATGGGTGGATTGGGTTTTTATAAATTTAAACCGCGCACAAAAACGGCCGACTACAAAACAACCCAAATGAACATTCCTTTTGGGGCGGGAGTAAAATGGGAGTTCAAACGACCGTGGAGTTTAGAGTTTGAGTTTGGTACTAGGGTTCTTTTTACCGATTACTTGGACGATTTGGGAGATAACGTGCCATTGGGTCAAAAACTCCAACTTGGCAATCCAACTACCCGCGATAAATACTACTACACGTCAATTACCCTGAGTTATACATTTTATAGTATTATTTGTCCGCCAGGATTTTCGACGGATTAA
- a CDS encoding DUF6089 family protein, with translation MNYKIIVGIVLFTLFVTLQSEAQRRRRTPFEQYSTVSFGAGTSSYAGDLAPYRSPVNTLFKTMRWNINAAYTKHYTPHLAARFGFTWAQIFSDDEYYNRGGTPFSGSYVRNLHFRNNLKEFSLVGIYKFWGDGRSPNRRAKFTPYIFAGVALLAHNPKAMVPDSTSYDRYPKNKRWIALQPLGTEGQGQPGFEKPYSLVTYSIPFGLGFTWKINDQWNVGVEGGFRFSGSDFLDDASGFYPNPDILKNDMARAMSNRTLERIAARTGRDRTETVARIVNPNDPTSDPFANGPLGGWQQGDPRANPVRKDAYMLSSITVTYVLPTKIKCPPIR, from the coding sequence ATGAATTATAAGATAATTGTCGGAATCGTGTTGTTTACGCTGTTTGTGACGCTCCAATCGGAAGCACAACGTCGTCGTCGAACGCCATTTGAGCAGTACTCTACCGTGAGTTTTGGGGCGGGGACGTCTAGCTATGCAGGTGATTTGGCACCCTATCGAAGCCCAGTGAATACCTTGTTTAAGACCATGCGCTGGAACATCAATGCCGCTTATACGAAGCATTATACACCGCATTTGGCAGCTCGTTTTGGGTTTACGTGGGCACAAATTTTTAGTGACGATGAGTATTATAACCGCGGAGGTACGCCGTTTTCAGGTTCTTATGTTCGGAACTTGCACTTTCGTAACAACCTCAAAGAATTTAGTTTGGTAGGTATTTACAAGTTTTGGGGAGATGGACGTAGCCCAAATCGTCGCGCAAAGTTTACCCCTTACATTTTTGCTGGAGTTGCGCTGCTTGCTCATAATCCGAAAGCAATGGTTCCTGATTCAACATCTTACGACAGGTATCCTAAAAACAAGCGCTGGATAGCCCTTCAACCACTAGGCACGGAAGGCCAAGGACAGCCAGGGTTTGAGAAACCTTACTCGTTGGTAACGTATTCAATTCCTTTTGGATTGGGCTTTACTTGGAAAATCAATGACCAGTGGAATGTTGGGGTAGAAGGTGGCTTCCGTTTTTCTGGGTCAGATTTTTTGGATGATGCAAGTGGTTTTTATCCAAATCCTGACATTCTTAAAAATGACATGGCACGAGCGATGTCAAACCGTACGCTTGAGCGAATTGCAGCACGTACTGGACGTGATCGTACTGAAACAGTGGCCAGAATTGTCAATCCCAATGACCCAACTAGCGATCCGTTTGCAAATGGTCCTTTAGGTGGATGGCAACAAGGAGATCCGAGAGCAAATCCTGTTCGGAAAGATGCCTACATGCTCTCTAGCATCACCGTAACGTATGTGTTACCTACTAAAATTAAATGCCCGCCAATTCGTTAA
- a CDS encoding NAD kinase, translated as MKIAIHGRSFTTETQPYVQALFDILRDKGVDFSISASFYTHLLQAGIEPHTPKTYPHPHGAPDADFIFSIGGDGTLLESVMQSRSRQIPILGINTGRLGFLATVSPECIPAQLSALFDGQYQLEERTLVSLNSDNDLFEDYNFALNDFTITKTDTSSMITIHAYLDGEFLNSYWADGLIVSTPTGSTGYSLSCGGPVVLPTNEVFVITPISPHNLNVRPMIIPDGSQLSFRVESRSNNFLVSLDSRFRIVDVAVSLTLKKSVFKARLVKFKQDNFVQTLRTKLHWGLDARN; from the coding sequence ATGAAAATCGCCATCCACGGACGTAGTTTTACCACAGAAACTCAGCCTTATGTACAGGCTTTATTTGATATTCTTCGAGACAAAGGGGTAGATTTTTCTATTTCTGCTTCCTTCTATACCCATCTTCTTCAAGCTGGAATAGAGCCACATACGCCAAAAACGTACCCGCATCCGCACGGGGCGCCCGATGCTGATTTTATTTTTAGCATTGGCGGCGATGGTACACTGTTGGAGTCGGTTATGCAATCTCGTTCGCGTCAGATACCAATTTTAGGGATAAACACGGGGCGCTTGGGTTTCTTAGCCACCGTCTCGCCAGAATGTATTCCTGCTCAGCTTAGCGCGCTGTTTGATGGTCAATACCAGCTAGAAGAACGAACCTTAGTTAGCCTCAATTCAGACAATGATTTGTTTGAAGACTACAATTTTGCACTGAACGATTTTACCATCACAAAAACCGATACTTCGTCGATGATTACGATTCATGCGTATTTAGACGGAGAGTTTTTAAATTCGTATTGGGCAGATGGGCTTATTGTGTCAACTCCTACGGGGTCAACAGGTTATTCATTGAGCTGCGGTGGGCCTGTCGTCTTACCAACCAATGAAGTTTTTGTCATCACCCCGATTAGTCCCCATAACCTCAATGTCAGGCCTATGATTATTCCTGATGGAAGTCAGCTAAGTTTTCGGGTGGAAAGTCGTAGTAACAACTTTCTTGTTTCGTTAGATTCCCGTTTTCGCATTGTAGATGTAGCGGTGTCACTGACGTTAAAGAAATCGGTTTTTAAAGCACGTTTGGTTAAATTTAAACAAGATAACTTTGTACAAACCCTACGTACAAAACTACATTGGGGGTTAGATGCCCGTAATTAA
- a CDS encoding CBS domain-containing protein, with protein MLAEELINSTTPVLRPYDSVGQAVDLMDEYGLRQLALVEEEEYKGLLSEDTLLSLPDDEKQLSDLNLPPNPVHATSFQHIFEVMGIANHYQLDTVPVLDEDNLYAGTILVSDMISKFANLLGVQEKGAVIVLKMANRDYSLTEISRLVESNSTKIISSFFSGAEYGALDEATLTLKLNRTEVSAVVATLERFGYTVENVFGNAPVENPDRHRLDLLLRYLET; from the coding sequence ATGCTCGCTGAAGAACTTATTAACTCTACGACCCCCGTTTTACGACCGTACGATTCGGTGGGGCAGGCGGTTGACTTAATGGACGAGTATGGCCTACGTCAGTTGGCCTTGGTGGAAGAGGAAGAATATAAAGGCTTGCTCAGTGAGGACACATTATTGAGTTTACCTGACGACGAAAAGCAGCTTTCGGACTTAAACCTTCCGCCAAACCCAGTTCATGCAACATCATTTCAACACATTTTTGAAGTAATGGGAATTGCTAACCACTACCAATTGGACACGGTTCCAGTACTGGACGAAGACAATTTGTATGCAGGTACAATTTTGGTAAGTGACATGATTTCTAAGTTTGCCAATTTGCTTGGAGTCCAAGAAAAAGGGGCGGTGATTGTGCTCAAAATGGCCAACCGAGATTATTCATTGACCGAAATTAGCCGATTGGTCGAATCCAACAGCACAAAAATTATTAGCAGCTTTTTTTCGGGAGCCGAGTACGGCGCACTTGATGAAGCCACGCTGACTTTGAAGCTAAATCGTACAGAAGTGTCGGCCGTAGTAGCCACCCTAGAACGCTTTGGCTACACGGTAGAGAACGTCTTTGGTAATGCACCCGTGGAAAACCCTGACCGTCATCGCCTTGATTTATTGTTACGTTATTTAGAAACCTAA
- a CDS encoding OmpA family protein, producing MKRLRYALLLFLWVSFGAMAQKITTLSPYVEEQSQPEVALTKVELTDDYTILHFRFEFAQRNPTLRDFFGDRQGNLDQNTIEVDPKTRLYEPKNTAKKYKFIKAVGIPVAPETRTVYPGDVVKFSVYYERLDPGVEVFDMFEGKDYGRKRYWNYFGVHIRNPRRVPPKPKPEPKKEEPPVIANTPTPVPPIESKPEAPVAKVVTLRGTVIDAKTKKPIAAKISYVVPSEDNGLDSMQLSASSGKFKISLDAGNKYAYVAAAKGYFPASGAFDLTQAKAGEEVANEIVLNPVAVGESITLNNIYFDTGKFDLLPASSSELDRLVQLMRENTNMEIRVEGHTDNLGDFDKNVELSQNRANAVKKYLVAKGIDSARVGAKGLGSTRPVSKGTSEAERRRNRRVEFIVEKL from the coding sequence ATGAAACGACTACGCTACGCATTACTTTTATTTTTATGGGTTTCATTTGGGGCGATGGCTCAGAAAATTACCACGTTAAGCCCCTACGTTGAAGAACAGTCGCAGCCCGAAGTGGCACTTACCAAAGTGGAGCTGACCGATGACTATACGATATTGCATTTTAGGTTTGAGTTTGCGCAACGCAATCCCACTCTTCGCGATTTTTTCGGTGACCGTCAAGGAAATTTAGATCAAAATACCATTGAGGTGGATCCTAAAACTCGTTTGTACGAACCCAAAAATACAGCGAAGAAATACAAATTTATCAAAGCGGTAGGTATCCCTGTTGCTCCCGAAACCCGCACGGTTTACCCAGGCGACGTGGTGAAATTTTCGGTATATTACGAAAGGCTTGATCCAGGAGTAGAGGTATTTGATATGTTTGAGGGAAAAGATTACGGAAGAAAGCGGTATTGGAATTACTTTGGTGTACACATTCGTAACCCGAGAAGAGTACCGCCCAAACCCAAGCCTGAACCTAAAAAAGAAGAACCGCCTGTTATTGCCAATACACCAACGCCCGTGCCGCCCATTGAGAGCAAACCAGAAGCGCCCGTAGCCAAAGTGGTGACATTGCGGGGAACGGTGATAGATGCTAAAACGAAAAAACCGATTGCCGCAAAAATCAGCTACGTCGTACCGAGTGAAGACAATGGACTGGACTCGATGCAGTTGTCGGCGTCGTCGGGGAAATTTAAAATTAGCTTGGATGCGGGTAATAAATACGCATACGTAGCCGCGGCCAAAGGATATTTTCCTGCTAGTGGTGCGTTTGATTTGACCCAAGCCAAGGCAGGAGAGGAAGTAGCCAACGAAATTGTCCTCAATCCCGTGGCAGTAGGAGAAAGCATCACGCTCAACAATATTTATTTTGATACGGGTAAGTTTGATTTATTACCCGCCTCTTCCTCTGAACTCGACCGTCTCGTTCAACTCATGCGCGAAAATACCAACATGGAAATCCGAGTAGAAGGTCATACCGACAATTTGGGTGATTTTGATAAAAATGTAGAATTATCGCAAAACCGTGCCAACGCCGTGAAAAAGTATTTGGTAGCCAAAGGCATTGACTCCGCGCGGGTGGGAGCAAAAGGCTTGGGTTCTACCCGCCCCGTTTCCAAAGGAACATCCGAAGCAGAGCGCCGTCGCAACCGTAGGGTTGAGTTTATCGTAGAGAAACTTTAA
- a CDS encoding autorepressor SdpR family transcription factor: MNTLFRALNDPTRRQILEILREGDLTAGEIAERFDMTKPSISHHLDLLKQAELVSADKRGQFIYYTLNTTVLDELLSWIFTLKNQ; encoded by the coding sequence ATGAATACCCTTTTCCGTGCTCTTAACGACCCCACTCGACGGCAAATTCTAGAAATCTTGCGGGAAGGCGACCTTACTGCGGGAGAAATTGCCGAACGGTTTGACATGACCAAACCGAGCATTTCTCATCACTTAGATTTGCTCAAGCAAGCCGAACTCGTCAGTGCCGACAAACGAGGCCAATTTATCTATTACACCCTCAATACTACCGTTTTAGACGAATTACTGTCCTGGATTTTTACCCTTAAAAACCAATGA
- a CDS encoding SdpI family protein, giving the protein MKKILEYLTWVAIVLPLVYLFLVWNQLPDIVPTHFGPSGKPDAYGPKWTLMILSAVSVGVYFLLRYVPQLDPRLNQASLSEHYPKLVLLIVAFLALVHCLVIRASLSEMAGESFTTILLVGVFLLFAGIGNYFNNIKSNYFVGFRTPWTLESESVWRKTHQFAAKLYFGMGLLGAFVVIWLPELWRLFWTLGLIFGSTIWIVAYSYRVYQQEKK; this is encoded by the coding sequence ATGAAAAAGATCTTAGAATACCTCACCTGGGTCGCTATTGTGCTTCCCCTTGTTTATCTATTTTTGGTGTGGAATCAACTGCCCGACATCGTCCCAACGCACTTTGGCCCAAGTGGTAAACCCGATGCCTACGGGCCTAAATGGACGCTTATGATATTAAGCGCCGTTTCCGTTGGCGTATATTTTTTGTTGCGGTACGTTCCACAGCTCGACCCTCGTCTCAACCAAGCTAGTTTATCAGAACATTATCCCAAATTAGTGCTGCTGATTGTAGCCTTTCTAGCGTTGGTGCATTGCTTGGTTATTCGCGCCTCCCTCTCGGAAATGGCAGGCGAGAGCTTTACGACGATTTTGCTGGTCGGGGTATTTTTACTGTTTGCAGGGATTGGGAATTATTTTAACAACATTAAATCGAACTACTTTGTAGGCTTCCGTACTCCTTGGACGCTCGAAAGCGAAAGTGTCTGGCGCAAAACCCACCAATTTGCTGCCAAATTGTACTTCGGAATGGGGCTATTAGGCGCTTTTGTGGTCATTTGGCTACCCGAATTGTGGAGGCTTTTTTGGACGCTAGGGTTAATTTTTGGCTCAACAATCTGGATTGTGGCGTATTCATACCGTGTATATCAACAAGAAAAAAAATGA
- a CDS encoding S9 family peptidase — MKKWIKVLLCLGIGHTSFSQTWYEGTISTLKFGLKITTTSQTVQVFIPEQGMFEQPLKNTVFQGDSLRGELKNVNVLLSGKMDSLSFEGQWKQNGFPTPLHLKRVAELSFFKRPQMPKAPFPYRDEKVKFTNHDGSITFGGTLTLPEGKGPFKTVVLISGSGQQDRDESLFGHKPFWVIADHLTRQGIAVLRVDDRGVGETTGSVGTSAEYAQDVLDAIRYLKTRKEVNPKKIGLIGHSEGGVIAPLAAIQSKDVAFIVSLAGLGISGKELLLRQSDDILKQMGSNETYRNQVRSLNEVIYSTVARLPLEGDIKDSLQATFDQWVKTQPERVLGQLGYRTEQGRKGFLKQIDAMNSSWYRYFIKYDPQPVLSKITIPVLALNGSKDVQVASQPNLEGFKSGLTAAGNKQFETVELPGLNHLFQKCSKCTSAEYGLLEETFSVEALELIGNWLKKR; from the coding sequence ATGAAAAAGTGGATAAAAGTACTCTTGTGCTTAGGAATTGGACACACGAGTTTTTCGCAAACGTGGTACGAGGGTACTATTTCAACGCTCAAATTTGGGCTCAAAATAACTACTACTTCCCAAACCGTCCAGGTTTTTATTCCTGAGCAGGGAATGTTTGAGCAGCCCTTAAAAAACACTGTATTTCAGGGAGATAGTTTGCGAGGTGAGCTAAAAAATGTCAATGTTTTGCTCAGCGGCAAAATGGATTCTTTATCGTTTGAAGGTCAGTGGAAACAAAATGGTTTTCCTACCCCGTTGCATCTAAAACGGGTAGCAGAATTATCGTTTTTTAAACGCCCCCAAATGCCTAAAGCGCCTTTTCCGTACCGCGATGAAAAGGTCAAATTTACGAACCATGACGGTTCGATTACTTTTGGCGGAACGCTCACCTTGCCCGAAGGAAAAGGCCCGTTCAAAACAGTGGTGCTTATTTCGGGTTCTGGCCAGCAAGACCGCGATGAAAGCCTTTTTGGGCACAAGCCTTTCTGGGTCATCGCCGACCATCTAACCCGACAAGGCATCGCCGTGTTGCGCGTTGACGACCGAGGAGTTGGCGAAACGACGGGTTCAGTAGGAACTTCCGCCGAGTACGCCCAAGACGTTTTGGACGCCATTCGTTACCTCAAAACGCGAAAAGAAGTTAACCCAAAAAAAATAGGTTTAATCGGCCACAGCGAAGGCGGTGTCATTGCACCTCTTGCAGCGATACAATCAAAAGACGTGGCGTTTATTGTTTCCTTGGCGGGCTTGGGAATCAGTGGAAAAGAACTACTTCTCCGCCAGAGCGACGATATTTTGAAACAAATGGGTAGCAATGAAACCTACCGAAATCAAGTGCGTAGTCTCAACGAAGTCATCTACTCAACGGTCGCTCGGTTACCGCTGGAGGGCGACATCAAAGATAGCCTTCAAGCCACCTTTGACCAATGGGTGAAAACCCAACCCGAGCGTGTGTTGGGGCAATTGGGGTACAGAACTGAACAAGGTCGCAAGGGTTTTCTGAAACAAATCGACGCCATGAACTCGTCTTGGTATCGGTATTTTATCAAATATGACCCGCAGCCTGTTTTGTCAAAAATCACGATTCCTGTCCTTGCCCTCAACGGTAGTAAGGACGTTCAGGTGGCTTCTCAACCCAATTTAGAGGGTTTTAAAAGCGGTTTGACGGCTGCTGGCAATAAACAATTTGAGACGGTTGAACTGCCTGGACTGAACCATTTGTTCCAAAAATGTAGTAAGTGCACCTCCGCCGAATACGGTCTTTTGGAAGAAACATTTTCCGTAGAAGCCCTTGAATTGATTGGTAATTGGCTGAAGAAGAGATAA
- a CDS encoding LysE family translocator, translating to MLIAALYGLITGVLLCLTFGTVFFSLIQTSVERGYQSGIQIVLGVVASDAFFCFTAIFGTSFLPQIEHFDKWVGAIGIIFLVVLGVKNFFRVPTIASEEQEDEPRSKRSMVKLFLKGVALNALNPVNFMSWAAIATYLRTKGRYDLAEMIIFFSMSLVGVFGTQTALAVYAQRLRQFITVKRMKYVNVITGVVFLGVAGKLLWEQFLK from the coding sequence ATGCTTATTGCTGCACTTTACGGCCTCATTACGGGGGTTTTACTCTGTCTTACTTTTGGAACTGTCTTTTTTTCATTGATTCAAACCAGCGTTGAGCGCGGCTATCAAAGCGGAATTCAAATCGTTTTGGGTGTGGTAGCGAGCGATGCTTTTTTTTGCTTTACGGCCATTTTTGGAACGTCTTTTTTACCCCAAATTGAGCACTTTGACAAATGGGTAGGGGCCATTGGAATTATTTTTTTGGTGGTTTTGGGGGTTAAAAACTTCTTTCGCGTCCCGACCATTGCGTCGGAAGAACAAGAAGACGAACCACGTAGCAAGCGTTCGATGGTGAAGTTGTTTTTAAAAGGCGTGGCCCTCAATGCCCTCAACCCCGTCAATTTTATGTCGTGGGCGGCTATTGCTACGTACCTTCGCACCAAAGGTCGGTATGATTTGGCCGAAATGATTATTTTCTTCAGCATGAGCCTCGTAGGGGTGTTTGGCACCCAGACTGCCTTGGCGGTTTATGCCCAGCGCCTTCGTCAGTTTATCACGGTTAAGCGCATGAAGTACGTCAACGTCATTACAGGCGTGGTATTTTTGGGCGTAGCGGGAAAACTTCTTTGGGAGCAGTTTTTGAAATAA
- a CDS encoding NUDIX hydrolase, producing MSLPNENINPWKTLKSQVVYDNKWIQVRHEDVINPSGGTGIYGVVHYKNKAIGVIPIDSEGYTYLVGQYRYPLNEYSWEIPEGGGPMDEDPIEGAKRELLEETGLIAAKWTKIARVHLSNSVGDEEGFLYIAEELTQAQAEPEDTEQLHVRKLLLTDAIEMVMRSEITDSLSVMGLLKIARLRGI from the coding sequence ATGTCTTTACCAAACGAAAACATTAACCCTTGGAAAACCCTTAAAAGCCAAGTGGTTTACGATAATAAATGGATTCAAGTGCGTCACGAAGATGTCATAAATCCCAGCGGAGGGACGGGGATTTATGGGGTAGTTCATTACAAAAATAAAGCCATTGGCGTGATTCCTATCGACAGCGAGGGGTACACTTACTTGGTAGGGCAATATCGCTATCCGTTGAACGAATACTCGTGGGAAATTCCTGAAGGGGGTGGCCCGATGGACGAAGATCCTATTGAAGGAGCCAAACGAGAATTGCTAGAAGAAACGGGGTTGATTGCGGCCAAATGGACAAAAATTGCGCGCGTTCACCTTTCCAATTCTGTGGGTGACGAGGAGGGTTTTTTGTACATCGCCGAAGAACTTACCCAAGCCCAAGCTGAGCCAGAAGACACCGAACAACTGCACGTTCGGAAACTATTGCTGACCGACGCCATTGAAATGGTGATGCGCTCCGAAATTACGGATTCACTCAGCGTCATGGGCTTATTAAAAATAGCCCGACTGCGAGGGATTTAA
- a CDS encoding cation diffusion facilitator family transporter → MSIKFAAYYLTHSNAILSDALESIINVIASAFAFYSIYLSSQPKDHDHPYGHGKIEFFSSGFEGALIIIAGVWIAVEAIQHLLHPQPVEHLDWGVLLILLTVVINGALGYYLQKVGKTTRSEALVADGKHLVTDSLSSVLILVGLGLLMLTKIQWIDSAASLVLSLVIFYNGFKLIRTSVGALMDETDPELFEHAVDILRNYKQDYWIDVHNMRIQKYGSDLHIDCHLTLPYYWDLQQVHKAVHEFEDALEANYVGNVELFIHADPCLPDCCKYCRLEGCPVRSKAFKKDIDWSIHNLSKNQKHFVEAD, encoded by the coding sequence ATGAGTATCAAGTTCGCTGCCTATTATTTGACCCACTCCAACGCCATTCTTAGCGACGCTCTTGAGTCCATCATCAATGTCATTGCTAGTGCCTTTGCGTTCTATAGCATTTACCTTTCTTCTCAGCCCAAAGATCATGACCACCCCTACGGACACGGTAAAATTGAATTTTTTTCATCGGGTTTTGAAGGAGCACTTATCATCATAGCTGGGGTCTGGATTGCCGTAGAAGCCATCCAGCATCTACTTCATCCTCAACCCGTTGAGCACCTCGACTGGGGCGTTCTGCTTATTCTGTTGACCGTTGTCATCAACGGAGCGTTGGGTTATTATTTACAAAAAGTAGGTAAAACGACCCGCTCGGAAGCCCTCGTTGCCGACGGAAAACACCTTGTTACTGACAGCTTGAGTAGCGTTTTGATTTTGGTGGGATTAGGTTTGTTAATGCTTACCAAAATTCAATGGATAGACAGTGCGGCATCGTTGGTATTGTCTCTGGTAATTTTTTACAACGGATTTAAGCTCATCCGTACCTCCGTAGGTGCTTTGATGGACGAAACCGACCCCGAGTTGTTTGAACACGCCGTGGATATTCTGCGCAACTACAAACAGGACTATTGGATAGATGTGCACAACATGCGGATTCAAAAATACGGCTCAGACCTCCACATCGACTGTCATTTGACGCTCCCCTATTATTGGGATTTGCAACAAGTGCATAAGGCGGTTCATGAATTTGAGGACGCACTCGAAGCCAATTACGTTGGCAACGTGGAGCTTTTTATCCATGCCGACCCTTGCCTCCCCGACTGCTGCAAGTACTGCCGTCTCGAAGGCTGCCCCGTGCGAAGCAAAGCTTTCAAAAAGGACATTGATTGGAGCATTCACAACTTGTCGAAAAATCAAAAGCACTTCGTAGAAGCCGATTGA